Proteins co-encoded in one Prevotella sp. E13-27 genomic window:
- a CDS encoding glycosyltransferase yields MTKLLVSCGNYASGGAERVLSVLSKGFADSFSEVVYLSWLDTPDFYQFDTRITRVCVEHECKSQNPLKMGLWFRKYVKREGFNLILSFLEPWNVLVCGSLKGFTMPIVVADRNDPRAVWNKGFQLLLRRWAYSKAKGIVCQTENNRGYYTGKYLEKAHVIYNPVFLPLELIGKALTVEKKNRIVAAARLAPQKNLGMMLKAFATFQQNHPDYTLTIYGEGPSRGEIEKQIKDMGLENCVELPGAVKNLWDLIMDARCFALSSWNEGMPNALIEALCLGIPCVATKVSGAVDLIKSGENGLLMDLDDDKAMAECFEKLANDSELADSLGVNATKIYELLRQDVIGKQWVDYLKSFLL; encoded by the coding sequence ATGACGAAACTGTTGGTTTCCTGCGGCAACTATGCTTCGGGAGGTGCGGAAAGGGTGCTTTCTGTACTTTCGAAGGGTTTTGCCGATAGTTTTTCTGAAGTGGTATACCTCTCATGGTTGGATACCCCCGACTTTTACCAATTTGACACACGCATTACAAGGGTTTGTGTTGAGCATGAGTGCAAAAGCCAAAACCCGCTGAAGATGGGATTGTGGTTTCGCAAATATGTCAAGCGGGAGGGATTTAACTTGATACTCTCTTTCCTGGAACCCTGGAATGTGCTTGTCTGCGGCAGCCTTAAAGGTTTTACCATGCCAATTGTGGTTGCTGACAGAAACGACCCACGGGCGGTATGGAATAAGGGTTTCCAGCTTCTATTGAGGAGATGGGCGTATAGCAAGGCTAAAGGCATCGTATGCCAGACAGAGAACAATAGGGGTTACTATACGGGAAAGTATTTAGAGAAAGCACATGTTATCTATAATCCAGTATTCCTTCCTCTGGAGTTGATAGGAAAAGCTCTGACTGTAGAAAAGAAGAACAGGATAGTGGCTGCTGCAAGGTTGGCACCCCAGAAGAATCTCGGAATGATGTTGAAAGCATTTGCGACATTCCAACAAAACCATCCGGACTATACCCTTACGATTTATGGTGAAGGGCCGTCACGTGGAGAAATAGAAAAACAGATTAAGGATATGGGTTTGGAAAACTGTGTGGAGTTGCCAGGAGCCGTAAAGAACCTTTGGGACTTGATAATGGATGCTCGTTGCTTTGCACTTTCCAGTTGGAATGAGGGTATGCCTAATGCGCTTATTGAGGCACTGTGCCTTGGTATTCCATGCGTTGCCACCAAGGTTTCCGGTGCTGTTGATTTAATCAAGTCAGGCGAAAACGGTTTGCTTATGGACCTTGATGATGACAAGGCAATGGCTGAATGCTTTGAGAAACTGGCTAATGACAGCGAATTAGCTGACTCCTTAGGAGTTAATGCAACAAAAATTTATGAGCTGTTGCGTCAGGATGTCATCGGAAAGCAATGGGTGGATTATCTGAAGTCGTTCCTTTTATAA
- a CDS encoding sugar transferase: MYRHFFKAFIDITLSVLGLIILAIPMLIIALVIKCDSKGPALFKQKRLGKGQKEFTVYKFRTMCDHAFEKGGVASSEHDMRITKVGKILRKTSLDELPQMLNIIKGEMAIIGPRPILAFEFDEYKDNARYAHRYDAKPGMFCTVDIDLRATATREQQFEMDAEYVDKMSFGLDFKVFFGIIKTVVLGKNVYKEQ; this comes from the coding sequence ATGTATAGACATTTCTTCAAGGCATTTATAGACATTACGCTATCAGTGTTGGGGCTGATTATTCTTGCTATCCCGATGCTGATCATCGCGCTTGTCATCAAGTGTGACAGTAAAGGACCTGCGCTCTTCAAGCAGAAGCGTTTGGGCAAGGGTCAGAAAGAGTTCACTGTGTATAAGTTCAGGACTATGTGCGATCATGCCTTTGAGAAAGGTGGGGTAGCCTCTTCTGAACATGATATGCGAATCACTAAAGTGGGAAAGATACTGCGGAAAACCAGTCTTGACGAACTGCCCCAGATGCTGAATATCATCAAAGGCGAAATGGCTATTATCGGGCCTCGACCCATTCTTGCATTTGAGTTTGACGAGTATAAGGACAACGCACGTTATGCCCATCGCTATGATGCAAAACCAGGGATGTTCTGTACCGTGGATATTGACCTGCGTGCAACAGCTACGAGGGAACAGCAGTTTGAGATGGATGCGGAGTATGTAGATAAGATGAGCTTCGGGCTGGATTTCAAAGTGTTCTTTGGAATCATCAAGACCGTGGTGTTAGGAAAGAATGTATATAAAGAGCAATAA
- a CDS encoding nucleotidyltransferase family protein, translating to MSKENKNQAAFIALVRAGLWENSQKLRVESLEFRDSVDWEEVYRLASELAVLGLVLTGIENLPLDQRPPKEMLLQWIGEIQMLEQQNQSMNHFIGELVDKMRKEGIYALLVKGQGVAQCYEKPFWRSCGDVDFLLSADNYDKAKEFLAPLAAHVDKEDTFRKHLGMTIDPWIVELHGTMNTELSKRVNRGIEEVQNDLFYGGNVRSWMNEGTQVFLPSADNDIIIIFTHFIQHFYVGGVGLRQVCDWCRLLWTYRDKIDYKKLERKLKDMGLMEEWRSFGVFAVEQLGMPEEAMPFYKTSGRQKRNANRIYKLILRSGSFGFNQDQSYRSKYPGVVAKTITLWLRIGEFMRLTAIFPMNAPKFFIHYFCRRFGAYLTR from the coding sequence GTGAGCAAAGAGAATAAGAACCAAGCAGCGTTCATTGCGCTGGTAAGAGCTGGATTGTGGGAGAACTCTCAAAAGCTTAGAGTTGAGAGTTTAGAGTTTAGAGATTCTGTTGATTGGGAAGAGGTGTATCGTCTGGCAAGCGAACTGGCGGTATTAGGACTTGTGCTAACAGGAATAGAGAATTTGCCTCTTGACCAAAGACCACCAAAGGAAATGTTGTTACAGTGGATCGGAGAAATCCAGATGTTGGAGCAGCAGAACCAGTCAATGAACCACTTCATCGGTGAGCTGGTGGATAAGATGCGCAAGGAAGGAATCTACGCACTGTTGGTCAAGGGGCAAGGTGTGGCGCAATGCTACGAGAAACCTTTCTGGCGGTCGTGTGGTGATGTGGATTTCCTGTTGAGTGCTGACAATTACGATAAGGCAAAAGAGTTTCTGGCACCCTTGGCAGCACATGTAGATAAAGAGGATACATTCAGAAAGCATCTGGGAATGACTATTGATCCATGGATTGTGGAACTGCACGGAACGATGAATACCGAATTATCCAAGCGAGTTAATCGTGGGATAGAAGAGGTGCAAAACGATTTGTTCTATGGCGGGAACGTCAGGTCGTGGATGAATGAAGGTACGCAGGTATTCCTTCCCAGTGCGGATAACGATATCATCATTATCTTTACGCACTTTATCCAGCACTTCTATGTTGGGGGCGTTGGCTTACGGCAGGTGTGCGACTGGTGCAGACTGTTGTGGACCTATCGAGATAAGATAGACTACAAAAAGCTAGAAAGAAAGTTGAAGGATATGGGGCTGATGGAAGAGTGGCGGTCGTTTGGTGTGTTTGCCGTAGAGCAGCTTGGGATGCCTGAGGAGGCGATGCCTTTCTATAAGACATCGGGCAGACAGAAACGAAATGCCAACCGTATCTACAAACTGATATTACGTTCCGGCAGTTTCGGGTTCAACCAAGACCAAAGCTACCGAAGCAAGTACCCTGGAGTGGTTGCAAAGACCATTACGCTTTGGCTTCGCATCGGAGAATTCATGCGGCTGACGGCCATCTTCCCGATGAATGCCCCCAAGTTCTTCATACACTATTTCTGCCGCAGGTTTGGAGCGTATTTAACAAGATAA
- a CDS encoding biotin carboxylase: protein MNNSYNGHLCIVFALEHYNPLNMIRAFGENGINPVYISVKRRYEVATRSKYISKLHRVDSVEDGYQLLMNEYGNIAAETGKKPYIVFSDDKSVGFFDLHYEEWKDKFITYNAGRNGRINEFMDKYQIQQLAKKHGFNVLDSYVIGKNDPLPENLWYPIITKDISPNSGSWKFDVYICQNEQELKEAIEKIESPLIMIQHFVDKKNEMALEGYTINHGKEMQIITQMTWKYLIQGYYSPYHDVCMFTDKEMEKKLQAMFEEIGFEGVFEVEFLIDKDGTFYFMETNFRASAWNPTCKFAGMPLDYLWVKGMENGYIDPADRKEFEPFTSMSEVIDYGKRVEGGMVSIAEWLRDFKDAKCVYIYDKEDRGPWDAVIENWDSFK from the coding sequence ATGAACAACAGTTATAACGGGCACCTCTGTATAGTCTTTGCCCTCGAACATTACAATCCGTTGAATATGATTCGTGCCTTTGGCGAGAATGGTATCAACCCTGTGTATATATCCGTGAAGCGTCGCTATGAGGTGGCTACACGCAGTAAGTATATCTCCAAGCTCCACCGAGTGGACTCTGTGGAAGATGGCTACCAGTTGCTGATGAACGAGTATGGCAACATTGCCGCTGAAACAGGCAAGAAGCCATACATTGTGTTCTCGGATGACAAGTCAGTAGGCTTCTTTGACCTGCACTATGAGGAATGGAAGGACAAGTTCATTACCTACAATGCCGGTCGCAACGGACGCATCAACGAGTTTATGGACAAGTACCAGATACAGCAGCTGGCCAAGAAACACGGCTTTAACGTACTTGACAGCTATGTGATTGGTAAGAACGACCCGCTGCCTGAAAACCTGTGGTACCCCATCATTACCAAGGACATTTCTCCCAACTCGGGTAGTTGGAAGTTTGACGTGTATATTTGCCAGAACGAACAGGAACTGAAAGAGGCCATTGAGAAGATAGAGAGTCCGCTGATTATGATTCAGCACTTTGTGGACAAGAAGAACGAGATGGCTCTGGAAGGTTACACCATCAATCACGGCAAAGAGATGCAGATTATCACCCAGATGACGTGGAAGTACCTCATTCAAGGTTACTACAGCCCGTATCACGATGTCTGTATGTTTACCGACAAAGAGATGGAGAAGAAACTCCAGGCTATGTTTGAGGAGATTGGCTTTGAGGGCGTGTTTGAAGTAGAGTTCCTGATTGACAAAGACGGTACGTTCTACTTTATGGAAACCAACTTCCGAGCTTCCGCTTGGAACCCCACCTGCAAGTTTGCCGGAATGCCGCTGGATTACCTTTGGGTAAAGGGGATGGAGAACGGATATATCGATCCTGCTGACCGCAAAGAGTTTGAACCGTTCACTTCGATGAGTGAGGTGATTGACTATGGCAAGCGTGTTGAGGGCGGTATGGTATCCATTGCAGAATGGCTCCGTGACTTCAAGGATGCCAAGTGCGTTTATATCTATGATAAAGAAGACCGTGGCCCTTGGGATGCGGTGATAGAAAACTGGGATAGCTTTAAGTAA
- a CDS encoding glycosyltransferase family 4 protein gives MPTYKLIRVAFVCHFSNAKVREHLPLDSRKVYSFIRTLFRLPAKDTTYGDVAAWDSYMIELLRKQDNIDLYVISAHPGLKKRMCSFVMEGVHYYFMPCDVATMLKHVIHNPALWHKLNPLRPKVRRIINEIKPDIIALIGAENPHIAGTVVGLDGIPLIVKCQTIYNSSIYTSRSNYDKINAYVERKIFEKLQYVSVDTDMHFRMFRELNKTAYNFNWEFGNLLPEVKLQNKEYDFVNFAMAMCDVKGYPDAIEAVAIVKKKYPEVKLNLIGGGLEDYKNMLKEKASSLGLDDNVVFSSFFEKQEDLFQHIQKSRFALLPCKLDYISSTQRQAMHYQIPVVCYKTEGTETLNAEKECVLLAENSNVKDLAAQMLYMLDNKEKVEELRRNAKEYSARWSNDDKNAKQMVENFMAVIDNFRNGTPIPDHLLYQVTE, from the coding sequence ATGCCGACTTATAAACTGATACGAGTTGCCTTTGTGTGTCATTTTAGCAATGCCAAAGTACGTGAGCATTTGCCCCTTGATAGCCGAAAGGTATATTCTTTTATCCGAACATTATTCCGACTTCCAGCCAAAGATACTACATACGGTGATGTGGCTGCTTGGGATTCATATATGATTGAGTTGTTGCGTAAACAGGACAACATTGACTTATATGTTATCTCCGCTCATCCAGGTTTGAAGAAAAGGATGTGCTCTTTTGTAATGGAGGGGGTTCATTATTACTTCATGCCTTGTGATGTGGCTACTATGCTAAAACATGTCATACATAATCCTGCACTATGGCATAAGCTTAATCCTTTACGGCCCAAAGTTCGTCGTATTATTAATGAGATAAAGCCAGATATTATTGCTTTGATTGGCGCGGAGAACCCTCATATAGCGGGAACTGTCGTTGGTTTAGACGGCATTCCTCTAATTGTAAAGTGTCAAACAATTTACAATAGTTCTATCTATACGAGTAGAAGTAACTATGATAAGATTAATGCATATGTGGAAAGAAAAATTTTCGAAAAACTCCAATATGTTTCGGTAGATACAGACATGCATTTCCGTATGTTTAGAGAACTAAATAAGACAGCATACAATTTCAATTGGGAATTTGGCAACCTGTTGCCTGAAGTGAAGCTCCAAAACAAGGAATATGATTTCGTTAATTTTGCGATGGCTATGTGCGATGTAAAGGGTTATCCTGATGCCATAGAGGCTGTTGCTATAGTTAAGAAAAAGTATCCTGAGGTCAAACTCAATCTTATTGGAGGCGGTCTAGAAGATTATAAGAATATGCTAAAAGAAAAAGCCTCTTCTTTGGGCTTGGATGACAATGTCGTTTTTTCGTCATTCTTCGAGAAGCAGGAAGATCTCTTCCAGCATATTCAGAAATCCCGATTCGCGTTGTTGCCCTGTAAGTTGGATTATATTTCAAGTACGCAACGGCAAGCGATGCATTATCAGATACCTGTTGTATGTTACAAGACAGAAGGAACGGAGACTCTTAATGCTGAAAAAGAATGTGTTTTACTGGCAGAAAACAGTAATGTGAAAGATTTGGCAGCTCAAATGCTGTATATGTTAGATAATAAAGAAAAAGTGGAGGAACTGAGACGTAATGCTAAAGAATACTCTGCTCGCTGGAGTAACGATGATAAAAATGCGAAACAGATGGTAGAAAATTTCATGGCAGTTATTGATAACTTCCGAAATGGAACGCCCATCCCAGACCATTTGCTTTATCAGGTTACCGAGTAG
- a CDS encoding acyltransferase, whose product MKLKEILNIFMYGDIPTSYFTKRGMKIGKNFNRQSGTRMDPSHCWLITIGDDVTLANKVQILAHDDSPRIYTGYGRIGRVVIGNRVFVGANSTILMNTKIGDDVIIAAGSVVTRDIPDGCIAAGVPAKVIGKTKDYIEREKSQIGVAPTFDSSYSYDHAKVSKQQKEELRKTFEKNPQVGYLELSYYED is encoded by the coding sequence ATGAAACTAAAAGAAATACTTAACATTTTTATGTATGGTGATATTCCTACTTCATACTTCACTAAGCGAGGTATGAAGATTGGAAAGAACTTCAACCGCCAGTCGGGAACAAGAATGGATCCGTCACACTGTTGGCTTATCACCATCGGAGATGACGTGACGCTTGCAAACAAGGTGCAGATTCTTGCTCACGACGACAGCCCCCGTATCTATACCGGCTATGGCAGGATAGGGCGCGTGGTTATTGGCAACCGAGTGTTCGTGGGGGCCAATAGTACCATACTGATGAATACCAAGATAGGCGATGACGTTATCATTGCAGCTGGCAGTGTGGTGACAAGGGACATTCCCGACGGGTGCATTGCCGCCGGAGTTCCCGCCAAGGTAATAGGGAAGACAAAAGATTACATAGAACGCGAAAAATCACAAATAGGTGTGGCACCTACATTCGATTCTTCGTATTCGTATGACCATGCCAAAGTGAGCAAGCAACAAAAAGAGGAGTTAAGAAAAACCTTCGAGAAAAACCCGCAAGTGGGGTATCTCGAACTGAGCTATTACGAAGACTGA
- a CDS encoding EpsG family protein: MHINFFLIPFVIVLGILFSNNDTKKNRLWYIILCSIVLVFVAAMRSPEWMSTTYNLDTDVYKDLFKVSIDMKWGELWSMVLLKYSGVSDEGDIGFLVLNKFLGWLTKDFYIFSILIDLLFFVPFGILLYRYSTRISQLVFAYIFYIALLQVFLIGGGRQISAIGFDMMALISLMDKKTIRAIILFLLGVTMHLSSFLFALPLLMIWYQTKPATLKKMHLVSFLLFPIVLMFPNQIIVFMGESVGMERYARYGEGGIQGGIGTFIILIELLSLFCLIAIKKKDLQSSYMDCVFYVMAPLLTFFAPLIRANGSMIRISLYYHIYLIFLVPFAIDCMFKKENRSTVYVVAIATLSLLTVMGGGMVYYFHWQL, encoded by the coding sequence ATGCATATTAATTTTTTTTTAATTCCTTTTGTTATTGTTTTGGGAATACTGTTCTCAAATAATGATACAAAAAAGAATAGGCTATGGTATATTATACTATGTAGCATTGTACTTGTTTTTGTGGCTGCTATGCGTAGCCCGGAATGGATGAGTACTACATATAATTTGGACACTGATGTCTATAAGGATCTATTCAAGGTGTCGATTGATATGAAATGGGGAGAACTTTGGTCAATGGTCCTCCTTAAGTATTCAGGCGTTTCTGATGAAGGTGATATAGGCTTTCTTGTATTAAACAAATTTCTTGGTTGGTTAACAAAGGATTTTTATATCTTTTCGATATTAATTGATTTGTTGTTCTTTGTTCCTTTCGGAATCCTTCTTTATCGGTATTCCACAAGAATTAGCCAACTTGTTTTTGCCTACATTTTTTATATTGCTCTTTTGCAGGTGTTTTTAATTGGCGGTGGCAGACAGATCAGTGCTATTGGTTTTGATATGATGGCTTTAATATCCTTAATGGATAAAAAGACGATTAGGGCTATAATTTTATTTTTGTTAGGTGTAACTATGCATCTTTCATCCTTCCTATTTGCCTTGCCATTGTTGATGATTTGGTATCAAACCAAACCTGCTACCCTAAAAAAAATGCACTTAGTAAGTTTCCTTTTATTCCCCATCGTATTGATGTTCCCTAACCAAATTATTGTGTTCATGGGAGAATCTGTTGGTATGGAGAGGTATGCAAGGTATGGGGAAGGTGGTATTCAGGGGGGTATAGGCACCTTTATAATTTTGATAGAATTACTCTCATTATTCTGTTTGATAGCTATTAAGAAAAAAGACTTGCAGAGTTCTTATATGGACTGTGTTTTTTATGTCATGGCACCTCTGCTTACTTTTTTTGCACCATTAATTCGGGCAAATGGTTCGATGATTAGAATATCATTATACTATCATATCTACCTTATATTCCTCGTGCCTTTTGCAATAGATTGTATGTTCAAAAAGGAGAATAGAAGTACGGTTTATGTTGTTGCTATAGCAACTTTATCATTATTAACTGTGATGGGTGGTGGTATGGTTTATTATTTTCACTGGCAATTATGA
- a CDS encoding glycosyltransferase family 4 protein, which yields MKKILSVITSDVTAESYIGDQLQYFQERGGYECHLISSPGPYLEAYAKKQGIKYTEIQIDRQLRPRSIKTFWAIYKYMRKQKFDVVIAHSGPSACLISMTAAKLAGIPHRIELAHGALQEGLKGILRRFVIMSESFNSHNAEKVVIVSPSVAKIRQNDGIDKPEKQVLLSKGTCNGVDTIERFNPDKVSDEVVAGLKQQYGIEEGDFVVGYIGRLVRDKGIVELVEGFKRLRELHPEKVVKLLIVGSPEKRDALPQETLDFLSSDKSIIYTGFVPYNEIARYYSLMDTFILPSYREGFPTVVLEASSMGLPVVTTRKTGCIDSIVENETGLFADLNGESIAKALEAMMDKDFARRLGKNGRKWVTENYEHSIVREAMLQLIDSLTR from the coding sequence ATGAAGAAAATACTATCCGTTATCACATCAGATGTAACCGCTGAATCTTATATTGGCGACCAACTCCAGTATTTTCAGGAGAGGGGCGGTTATGAGTGTCATTTAATTAGTTCTCCGGGGCCGTATTTGGAGGCGTATGCCAAGAAACAAGGCATCAAATATACGGAGATACAGATAGACCGGCAGCTGAGGCCTCGTTCCATCAAGACATTCTGGGCTATTTACAAATATATGCGTAAACAGAAGTTCGATGTGGTGATTGCGCACAGCGGCCCGTCTGCCTGCCTAATTTCAATGACAGCAGCAAAACTGGCCGGAATACCTCATCGCATTGAGTTGGCACATGGGGCACTGCAAGAGGGTTTGAAAGGTATCTTGAGGCGTTTTGTGATTATGAGCGAGAGCTTCAATTCGCATAATGCCGAGAAAGTGGTGATTGTTAGTCCTTCGGTGGCAAAGATTCGCCAGAATGATGGGATTGACAAGCCGGAAAAACAGGTGCTGCTATCGAAGGGCACTTGTAATGGTGTAGATACTATAGAACGGTTTAATCCCGATAAGGTTTCAGATGAAGTGGTGGCTGGCCTGAAACAACAATATGGGATTGAGGAAGGCGATTTTGTTGTTGGCTATATTGGCCGCTTGGTACGTGACAAAGGCATCGTGGAACTGGTGGAGGGATTTAAACGGTTGCGCGAGTTGCATCCAGAGAAGGTGGTAAAGCTCTTGATTGTGGGTTCGCCTGAGAAGCGGGATGCCCTTCCGCAAGAAACACTGGATTTCCTATCTTCCGACAAAAGTATTATCTATACAGGTTTTGTGCCCTACAACGAGATAGCCCGTTACTATTCCCTGATGGATACCTTTATCCTGCCTTCTTATAGAGAAGGTTTCCCCACTGTGGTTTTAGAGGCGTCATCAATGGGATTACCCGTGGTGACAACGAGAAAAACAGGATGTATCGATTCCATTGTGGAAAACGAGACGGGCTTGTTTGCTGACCTGAATGGTGAATCGATTGCAAAGGCTCTTGAGGCGATGATGGATAAGGACTTTGCCCGCAGGTTAGGAAAGAATGGACGAAAGTGGGTTACTGAAAACTACGAGCATTCGATAGTAAGGGAAGCCATGCTTCAATTGATAGACAGTTTAACAAGGTAA
- a CDS encoding NAD-dependent epimerase/dehydratase family protein, giving the protein MEKLLFTGGTGFLGANVKPLLDKDYEVTTIGITDRDMIPANLAKEVPELPCKYDIVLHAAGKAHVYPKTPKERQAFYDINLMGTINLCKALDKVGVPHSFIFISTMSVYGSEPGKNDTEETRTLIGDTPYADSKIKAEEFLLDWSKKNGVILTILRPALLAGKGAPGNLGAMVNGIKTGKYLSIAGGKAQKSMLMAEDIARLVPLVADKGGIYNVCDKHHPTFGELEASIAKQLGKKAPISIPYWLAKCAALVGDVVGDRFPLNSARLKKMTASSTFSSEKARKELRWEPLDVLASFKI; this is encoded by the coding sequence ATGGAAAAACTATTGTTTACCGGTGGTACGGGTTTTCTTGGTGCCAATGTGAAACCTTTACTGGATAAGGATTATGAAGTAACCACCATAGGCATTACCGACAGGGATATGATTCCTGCGAATCTAGCCAAAGAAGTGCCAGAGCTACCTTGCAAGTATGACATCGTACTTCATGCAGCGGGTAAAGCCCATGTCTATCCAAAGACACCTAAAGAGCGTCAGGCGTTTTATGACATCAACCTGATGGGAACCATCAACCTTTGCAAAGCCTTGGATAAGGTTGGCGTTCCGCACTCTTTTATTTTTATTTCCACGATGAGTGTCTATGGGTCGGAACCAGGGAAGAACGATACTGAGGAAACCAGAACACTGATTGGTGACACACCTTACGCTGATAGCAAAATTAAGGCTGAGGAGTTCCTGTTGGATTGGAGCAAGAAGAATGGCGTGATTCTGACTATTCTGCGTCCTGCGTTGTTGGCAGGCAAGGGAGCGCCAGGGAATCTGGGCGCGATGGTAAATGGTATCAAAACAGGCAAGTATCTCAGCATAGCTGGCGGGAAGGCACAAAAAAGTATGCTGATGGCAGAAGACATTGCCCGACTGGTGCCGCTGGTGGCTGATAAGGGCGGTATTTACAATGTGTGTGATAAGCATCATCCCACCTTTGGAGAATTAGAGGCTTCAATTGCTAAACAGTTAGGCAAGAAGGCTCCTATCTCAATTCCGTATTGGCTGGCCAAGTGTGCGGCACTAGTTGGTGATGTGGTAGGGGACAGATTCCCGCTCAACTCTGCAAGACTGAAGAAGATGACAGCCTCCAGCACCTTTAGCAGTGAGAAAGCCAGAAAAGAACTTAGGTGGGAGCCGTTGGATGTACTGGCATCGTTCAAGATTTAA
- a CDS encoding acyltransferase family protein — protein sequence MGKQFVYRKDIDFLKALAIIAVVLYHMGLCESGYLGVDVFFVISGFLITPGIVRSIQEGEFKYFNYLEKRIFRLLPLLLLVMLVSMVAGIIIMLPDDLENLSSSVIASSLFSNNILSSITTNNYWALFMEYKPLMHTWYLGILFEFYLLLPLILLVFFRLKKERNDFRVTALWTLSGFSLISLILYFLPSINDGSRFYMLPCRFFELGLGGAFSLISERVNLKGIANGKFYLLGVILLGIIVFFGCLGGKSVGEPNLVHLPNHTNGLIPRWLLLLSTVFLTILLLINAQIGNSIFNKKLWNPLCVVGAMSYSIFLWHQPIIAFYRYVNYPEIPWTKWMLIFLIVIVISYLSYRVVEKRLKLNKMSRWGTIICFVLVNGFAVVVYAKGGIIRDVPELNIAYGDTEPDAYTRYNDRIRTMAVDFPDNGRINVMVIGNSFARDMANVILESKMKEKVNISYSETTNSEADIIKRLHESDIVFFFGWKHNVPQSLWDILQEKTQVWGIGTKNYGLHNGVIYKNRRKKDYYSQTMKIDARYFEWNDMLKEEWGERYVDFLKMSVVGSSNNVLVFSDKKTFISPDCRHLSKDGARYYADRIDWKKIFCTDALKDRIK from the coding sequence ATGGGAAAACAGTTTGTTTATAGAAAAGATATAGATTTTTTGAAAGCATTAGCCATTATAGCAGTGGTGCTATATCACATGGGGCTATGTGAAAGTGGCTATTTAGGGGTTGATGTTTTCTTTGTAATAAGTGGATTCTTGATAACCCCAGGAATTGTTAGATCCATTCAAGAAGGAGAATTCAAGTACTTCAACTATCTAGAAAAGAGGATATTCCGTTTACTGCCATTGCTGTTGTTAGTGATGCTTGTTTCAATGGTTGCAGGAATCATTATTATGCTTCCTGATGACTTGGAAAATCTGTCATCGTCAGTTATTGCATCAAGTCTTTTCTCAAACAATATTCTCTCCTCAATTACAACAAATAATTACTGGGCACTTTTCATGGAGTACAAGCCCCTGATGCATACATGGTATCTGGGTATATTGTTTGAGTTTTATTTACTTCTGCCTCTTATCTTATTGGTGTTTTTTAGACTCAAGAAGGAAAGGAATGATTTTAGGGTAACGGCTTTATGGACGCTATCTGGTTTTTCTCTCATTTCACTTATACTTTACTTCCTGCCAAGCATCAATGATGGTAGTCGTTTTTACATGTTACCCTGTCGGTTCTTTGAACTCGGGTTGGGGGGGGCATTTTCTTTGATTAGTGAGAGAGTAAATCTTAAAGGAATCGCTAATGGCAAATTCTATTTATTAGGAGTAATTCTATTGGGCATTATAGTTTTCTTTGGTTGTTTAGGAGGAAAAAGTGTTGGCGAACCAAATCTTGTTCATCTACCTAACCATACCAACGGCTTAATACCTAGGTGGCTATTATTGTTATCCACGGTCTTCCTTACAATTTTACTTTTAATAAACGCGCAAATTGGCAATAGTATTTTCAATAAGAAGCTTTGGAATCCATTGTGTGTGGTAGGGGCGATGAGTTATAGTATCTTCCTTTGGCATCAACCGATAATTGCTTTTTACCGATATGTGAATTATCCTGAAATACCGTGGACAAAATGGATGCTTATATTCCTTATTGTAATAGTAATATCGTATTTATCGTATAGAGTTGTTGAGAAGCGTTTGAAATTGAACAAAATGTCGCGTTGGGGAACCATAATTTGCTTTGTGTTGGTTAATGGATTTGCGGTTGTTGTCTATGCCAAAGGGGGCATCATTCGAGATGTGCCCGAACTCAATATTGCTTATGGTGATACTGAGCCAGATGCGTATACAAGATACAATGACAGGATAAGGACGATGGCTGTTGATTTCCCAGACAATGGACGTATTAACGTGATGGTTATTGGGAATAGTTTCGCACGAGACATGGCCAATGTTATTCTTGAATCCAAAATGAAGGAAAAGGTTAACATCTCTTATTCTGAAACCACGAACAGTGAAGCTGATATCATTAAGAGACTACATGAGAGTGATATTGTGTTTTTCTTCGGGTGGAAGCATAACGTACCTCAATCATTGTGGGATATTTTGCAAGAAAAGACGCAAGTTTGGGGAATTGGTACCAAAAATTACGGACTTCATAATGGTGTAATCTACAAAAACAGGAGGAAAAAGGATTATTATTCTCAAACTATGAAAATAGATGCGCGCTATTTTGAATGGAATGACATGTTGAAAGAGGAGTGGGGTGAACGCTATGTTGATTTCTTGAAAATGTCAGTTGTCGGAAGTTCTAACAATGTATTGGTATTCTCTGATAAGAAGACTTTTATAAGTCCAGATTGTCGTCATTTATCAAAAGATGGTGCACGTTACTATGCGGATAGAATTGATTGGAAGAAGATTTTTTGTACAGATGCATTAAAAGACAGAATCAAATAG